The Nitrosomonas sp. sh817 genome includes a window with the following:
- a CDS encoding DNA internalization-related competence protein ComEC/Rec2, with product MFWQLNILAFVAGACLLQQQADLPGVNQIGWVLPAILLLRLLWRPQSKIGNAIKRVVILIFIGMIGFTWAAAVAHWRLSDRLAENWERRDIQVIGVIASVPSQNEYGTRFYFDIEKTISEDAVVPKRVALTWYKEAQSHDVQSSKKPVLQAGERWQLTLRLKQPHGSANPHGFDYEVWALERNIRATGYIRKSNENKRLDDMVPKPRYWVEKIREKIQQEQSRYLADQAYAGILNTLATGDQHRIPREQWQVLIRTGTSHLMAISGLHITMVSSLIFGLVYWLWRWSSYLTLRISARRAAVLAGLIAAFGYALISGFAIPAQRAFCMLAVMAIAIWRGRQNSTTGILMWALFWVVLLDPWATISPGFWLSFGAVAIIMLITVGRIGKFHWLKGWVRIQWAITLGLIPVLLALFQQISLVSPIANAIAIPVISLVVVPLTLLAIILPFEFLLFLAHDILMILMILLNYISDFPQAVWLQHSPPFWTIAVAAIGVIWLLLPGSIGLGWLRGFPARWLGFIAMSPMFLVQLPEPKAGELWLTVLDVGQGLAVVARTEQHALLFDTGPRLGETDSGRRIIIPFLYSEGIRRLDVLMVSHADSDHSGGALSVLAGIPVKKVYSSLDPDHPVRQYTSSNDLCHATQAWNWDGVQFEVLHPLKQDYLELKRGNNRNNCVLKITTAHGSVLLPADIESKDEQAILARSFEDLTATVLIAPHHGSLTSSTDAFVKTVNPAVTIFTVGYLNRYGHPNNAITQRYHRLGSKLMRSDQDGAIILRFADQQLVIDNWRRSNRRYWHQRFAGHVMPRYQISVDAVKMQY from the coding sequence TTGTTTTGGCAATTGAATATTCTTGCATTTGTAGCTGGCGCTTGTCTGCTGCAGCAACAAGCCGATTTGCCTGGAGTGAATCAGATTGGGTGGGTGTTACCAGCCATATTGTTACTTAGATTGCTTTGGCGTCCGCAGTCAAAAATTGGTAATGCAATAAAAAGAGTCGTGATTTTGATTTTTATCGGAATGATTGGATTTACCTGGGCAGCCGCAGTTGCGCACTGGCGTTTATCCGATAGATTGGCAGAAAACTGGGAACGACGCGATATCCAGGTAATTGGCGTGATTGCCAGTGTTCCCTCTCAGAATGAGTACGGTACGCGCTTTTATTTTGATATTGAAAAGACGATTAGCGAAGATGCTGTTGTGCCTAAACGTGTTGCTTTGACTTGGTACAAGGAGGCGCAATCGCACGATGTGCAATCATCAAAAAAGCCTGTGCTTCAAGCCGGCGAAAGGTGGCAATTGACCTTGCGGCTCAAACAGCCTCATGGCAGTGCAAATCCGCATGGTTTTGATTATGAAGTATGGGCATTGGAACGAAATATCCGGGCCACCGGTTACATACGAAAATCCAATGAGAATAAACGCTTGGATGACATGGTTCCTAAACCTCGGTATTGGGTTGAAAAAATCCGTGAGAAAATCCAGCAAGAGCAGAGCCGATATCTTGCTGACCAGGCCTATGCCGGTATCTTGAATACATTGGCGACGGGCGATCAACATAGGATTCCGCGTGAGCAATGGCAGGTGCTTATACGCACCGGCACGAGTCACTTAATGGCGATTTCCGGTTTACATATCACCATGGTTTCCAGTTTGATTTTTGGATTGGTTTATTGGTTATGGCGCTGGAGTTCATATCTGACATTGCGAATATCCGCAAGACGGGCAGCGGTTCTAGCGGGATTGATCGCTGCTTTTGGTTATGCGCTAATATCCGGCTTTGCTATCCCGGCACAGCGGGCATTTTGTATGTTAGCGGTGATGGCGATAGCGATCTGGAGAGGGCGGCAAAATTCAACAACCGGGATCTTGATGTGGGCTTTGTTTTGGGTAGTTTTATTGGATCCTTGGGCGACTATTTCTCCAGGATTTTGGCTATCTTTTGGTGCAGTCGCTATCATTATGTTGATAACTGTGGGACGTATCGGAAAATTTCATTGGTTGAAAGGATGGGTGCGGATACAGTGGGCGATTACGCTAGGATTGATTCCTGTTCTTTTAGCTTTGTTTCAACAAATATCATTGGTGTCGCCGATCGCTAATGCGATTGCTATTCCGGTAATCAGCTTGGTAGTTGTTCCACTGACTTTGCTGGCGATTATCCTGCCCTTCGAATTTTTGCTGTTTCTGGCGCATGACATATTGATGATTTTGATGATTTTACTCAATTACATCAGTGACTTTCCTCAGGCGGTATGGTTGCAGCATTCCCCTCCGTTTTGGACGATAGCAGTAGCCGCGATCGGGGTTATTTGGCTGCTGTTGCCGGGAAGCATCGGATTGGGATGGTTAAGAGGATTTCCGGCCCGCTGGCTAGGATTCATAGCAATGAGTCCGATGTTCTTGGTGCAATTGCCGGAGCCTAAAGCGGGTGAGTTATGGCTCACGGTATTGGATGTTGGACAGGGACTCGCAGTAGTCGCACGTACCGAACAACATGCGTTACTGTTCGATACCGGTCCAAGATTAGGTGAAACGGATAGTGGCCGTCGCATCATTATTCCTTTTTTATACAGCGAAGGGATACGGCGGTTGGATGTTTTGATGGTGTCTCACGCCGATTCGGATCATAGCGGAGGCGCGCTATCGGTACTGGCAGGAATACCGGTAAAGAAAGTATATTCATCGCTAGATCCTGATCACCCGGTCCGGCAATACACTTCCAGCAACGATCTGTGCCATGCCACTCAAGCATGGAATTGGGACGGAGTGCAATTTGAGGTATTGCATCCATTGAAACAGGATTATCTCGAATTAAAGCGTGGTAATAATAGAAATAATTGTGTCTTAAAAATTACCACCGCGCACGGGAGTGTGCTGCTGCCCGCTGATATTGAAAGCAAGGATGAACAGGCTATTCTTGCGAGAAGTTTTGAGGATCTAACGGCAACGGTATTGATCGCGCCGCATCACGGCAGCCTAACGTCATCCACCGATGCATTTGTCAAGACTGTAAATCCTGCGGTGACGATATTCACGGTTGGCTATCTGAATCGCTACGGCCACCCAAACAATGCGATTACGCAGCGCTATCACCGGTTAGGCAGTAAATTAATGAGAAGCGATCAAGATGGAGCAATTATCTTACGTTTTGCAGATCAACAATTAGTGATTGATAACTGGAGAAGGTCAAACCGGCGATACTGGCATCAGCGTTTTGCAGGTCATGTGATGCCGAGGTATCAAATATCTGTCGATGCGGTAAAAATGCAATACTAG
- the rimP gene encoding ribosome maturation factor RimP, with amino-acid sequence MALEELLESTLNNMGYELVEIERLAHNKLIRIFVDKAGGITIDDCVVISNHLSHLFAVENIDYGRLEVSSPGLDRPLRKETDFSRFIGETIKLKLHVPIQGQKNFTGILREVNNGIIKLEIDGKMLDLELSNLGKARLVPKL; translated from the coding sequence ATGGCACTAGAAGAATTGTTGGAATCGACTCTAAACAATATGGGCTATGAGTTGGTCGAAATAGAACGGCTCGCGCACAACAAGCTGATCAGGATTTTTGTAGACAAGGCAGGCGGAATCACCATTGATGATTGTGTCGTGATTAGTAATCACTTGAGTCACTTGTTTGCGGTCGAAAATATAGACTATGGCCGGCTCGAAGTCTCCTCGCCGGGACTCGACAGACCGCTGCGGAAAGAAACTGATTTTTCTCGTTTTATTGGAGAAACAATCAAATTAAAACTACATGTCCCCATCCAAGGGCAAAAAAACTTTACTGGGATTCTGCGAGAAGTAAATAATGGCATAATTAAACTTGAAATTGATGGAAAAATGCTAGACCTTGAATTAAGTAATCTTGGAAAAGCTCGTTTGGTACCAAAATTGTAG
- the nusA gene encoding transcription termination factor NusA produces the protein MSREILLLVDALAREKAVEKEIVFTALELALASATKKRFQEDIDTRVSIDRVTGDHQSFRRWLVVEDGTVDDAAREVSLSDALKSDPALQTGEYLEKPLEPIEFGRIGAQAAKQVIFQKIRDAEREQTLNDFLERGDYLVTGTIKRIERGNAIIESGKIEAELPRDQMIPKENLRVGDRVRAYLHKVDRLARGPQLKLSRISPEFLMKLFELEVPEIEEGLLEIRAAARDPGSRAKIAVKSNDQRIDPIGTCVGMRGSRVQAVISELAGERVDIVLWSEDPATFIINALAPAEISSIMVDEEKHSMDIVVDDDNLAQAIGRGGQNVRLASELTGWELNILTVEESKTKHEQESTQICQLFMQKLDVDEEIAKILLQEGFVTLEEVAYVPLNEMLEIESLDEETVNEIRNRARNALLTDAIANEEKVEHVAEDLLSIEGMDINIVRELAAHGINTQEDLADLAADDLVEITGIDIERANRLIIKAREPWFT, from the coding sequence ATGAGCCGCGAAATTTTACTGTTGGTTGATGCGTTGGCGCGAGAGAAAGCTGTCGAAAAGGAAATCGTCTTTACGGCGCTTGAGCTCGCCTTGGCATCTGCAACTAAAAAACGGTTTCAAGAAGACATCGATACACGTGTTTCTATTGACAGGGTGACAGGAGATCATCAATCCTTCCGCCGCTGGCTGGTTGTGGAAGACGGCACTGTAGATGATGCTGCACGCGAGGTTTCTTTAAGTGATGCACTGAAATCCGATCCAGCTCTCCAGACTGGGGAATATTTGGAAAAACCTTTGGAACCCATTGAGTTTGGGCGCATTGGCGCACAAGCCGCCAAACAAGTAATTTTCCAGAAAATTCGCGATGCAGAGCGCGAGCAAACGCTGAATGACTTTCTCGAGAGAGGTGATTATTTAGTGACCGGTACCATTAAAAGAATCGAACGCGGCAATGCGATCATCGAATCAGGAAAAATAGAAGCGGAATTGCCTCGCGATCAAATGATTCCCAAAGAGAATTTGCGTGTTGGCGATCGCGTTCGCGCTTATTTGCATAAAGTCGATCGCTTAGCGAGGGGCCCGCAATTAAAGCTTTCGCGAATTTCGCCCGAGTTTCTGATGAAGCTGTTTGAATTGGAAGTTCCTGAGATTGAAGAGGGTTTGCTAGAAATCAGAGCTGCTGCACGAGATCCAGGATCCCGTGCAAAAATTGCTGTCAAATCAAATGATCAAAGAATTGATCCGATCGGTACTTGCGTTGGGATGCGCGGTTCCAGAGTACAGGCGGTTATCAGCGAGCTCGCCGGTGAACGGGTGGATATTGTGCTATGGTCTGAAGATCCCGCGACATTTATCATTAACGCGCTGGCACCGGCAGAAATCAGCAGTATCATGGTGGACGAAGAAAAACACAGTATGGATATTGTGGTGGATGATGATAATCTCGCACAAGCAATCGGCCGCGGCGGGCAAAATGTCCGTTTGGCATCAGAATTGACAGGATGGGAACTCAATATTCTGACTGTCGAAGAATCCAAGACTAAGCATGAACAGGAATCAACGCAAATTTGTCAGCTTTTCATGCAAAAACTCGATGTCGATGAAGAAATCGCCAAAATATTATTGCAAGAAGGTTTCGTGACACTGGAAGAAGTGGCTTATGTGCCACTCAATGAAATGCTGGAAATCGAATCGTTGGATGAAGAGACAGTCAATGAAATACGAAATCGTGCTCGTAATGCATTATTAACCGATGCCATCGCCAACGAAGAAAAAGTCGAGCATGTCGCTGAAGATTTACTCTCGATCGAAGGAATGGATATCAATATCGTCAGAGAACTTGCAGCACACGGTATTAACACCCAAGAGGATTTGGCTGATCTGGCTGCGGATGATTTGGTTGAAATAACCGGCATCGATATTGAACGCGCCAATCGATTGATTATCAAAGCGCGTGAACCATGGTTTACTTGA
- the infB gene encoding translation initiation factor IF-2: MAQMSVEQFANELGLLPTVLLEQLKAAGVKKMLVEDSLTEQDKAQLLDYLRKTHGATDTKSKVTLTRRQTSEIRKSDSTGRARTIQVEVRKRRVLSKPVIPGESETVPTKPAVSEAANQPVNQPVIDEAQLALRNEEARKQAELIARQAEEIRQKKARKKTEEIEKSQAIAAETKAEQSPPSTQSPPLAPPETGSQLPPVAKNKIESEQPGSDSHVSATEGTLHKPAIKPEEKTDKKKKQLKQQVIWKDENTKKRAVKTRGDISSGQGWRTRREKHSKPHHVEEQNIHAFSAPTEPIVREILVPETISVGALAQKMSVKAADVIKVLMKMGSMVTINQMLDQDTAMIVVEEMGHIAKYAEMDNPESFLTDQESSMTAAEMIPRAPVVTVMGHVDHGKTSLLDYIRRTRVAGGEAGGITQHIGAYHVETDHGMVTFLDTPGHEAFTAMRARGTKITDIVILVVAADDGVMPQTIEAIHHAKAAKIPIIVAVNKIDKPEANAERIRHELVSHEVVPEDWGGDTMFVEVSAKTGQGIDALLESILLQAEVLELKAPINTPAKGVVIESRLDKGRGPVATILVQSGTLNRGDVLLAGAVYGKVRAMNDENGKAIKHAGTSIPVEIQGLSEVPEAGETVLALDDERKAREIALFRQGKYRDVKLAKQQAAKLENVFDQQADVKILSLIIKADVQGSCEALAYALQKISTDEVKVNIIHSGVGAIIESDVNLSLASKAVIIGFNVRADASARKLIASTGVDVRYYNIIYEAVDEIKAALSGMMSPERKENITGLIDIREIYRIPKVGVVAGCYVLDGIVKRNSLVRVLRDGLVIHSCELDSLKRFKDDVKEVREGFECGLSLKNFNEIQVGDQLEIYEIVETARSL, from the coding sequence ATGGCTCAAATGAGTGTGGAACAATTTGCAAATGAATTGGGTTTGTTGCCGACGGTATTGCTCGAGCAACTAAAAGCTGCGGGCGTCAAAAAAATGTTGGTGGAAGACAGCTTAACTGAGCAAGACAAAGCACAACTGCTGGATTATCTCAGAAAAACCCATGGAGCCACCGACACCAAAAGCAAAGTCACTTTAACCCGCCGCCAAACTTCTGAAATCCGCAAATCCGATAGCACTGGACGGGCGCGAACTATCCAAGTCGAAGTCAGAAAAAGAAGAGTCCTGTCAAAACCGGTTATCCCTGGAGAAAGCGAAACCGTACCCACAAAACCGGCAGTCTCTGAAGCAGCGAACCAGCCGGTCAATCAGCCTGTTATTGATGAAGCGCAATTGGCATTGCGCAATGAAGAGGCAAGAAAGCAAGCTGAATTAATTGCACGCCAAGCTGAAGAAATCCGGCAAAAGAAAGCTCGCAAGAAAACCGAAGAAATTGAAAAATCACAAGCCATCGCCGCTGAAACTAAAGCCGAACAGTCACCCCCTTCAACTCAATCGCCCCCTCTCGCACCGCCGGAAACCGGTTCTCAATTACCACCGGTTGCCAAAAACAAGATTGAATCTGAACAGCCGGGTTCCGATTCGCACGTCAGTGCTACCGAAGGCACGCTGCATAAACCAGCCATAAAACCGGAAGAAAAAACCGACAAGAAAAAGAAACAACTAAAGCAGCAAGTAATATGGAAAGATGAAAATACCAAGAAACGTGCTGTAAAAACCCGCGGCGATATTTCAAGCGGCCAAGGCTGGCGCACGCGCAGAGAAAAACACAGCAAGCCTCACCACGTCGAAGAGCAAAACATTCATGCATTTTCCGCGCCCACCGAACCCATCGTGCGAGAGATACTGGTTCCTGAAACCATCTCGGTAGGCGCTTTGGCTCAAAAAATGTCAGTAAAAGCTGCGGATGTGATTAAAGTACTGATGAAAATGGGCAGCATGGTAACAATCAACCAGATGCTCGATCAGGATACTGCCATGATTGTGGTTGAAGAAATGGGACATATTGCAAAATATGCCGAAATGGACAATCCCGAGAGTTTCCTTACCGATCAAGAATCGTCGATGACTGCGGCCGAAATGATTCCCCGGGCACCGGTCGTTACGGTTATGGGACATGTCGATCATGGTAAGACCTCTTTGCTTGACTATATCCGCCGCACCCGCGTTGCAGGCGGCGAAGCGGGCGGTATCACACAGCATATCGGTGCGTACCACGTCGAAACGGATCATGGCATGGTCACATTTCTCGATACCCCCGGTCACGAGGCATTCACCGCCATGCGCGCGCGCGGAACGAAAATCACCGATATCGTCATTCTCGTCGTAGCTGCGGATGATGGCGTCATGCCGCAAACCATCGAAGCGATTCATCATGCCAAGGCCGCAAAAATCCCCATCATTGTTGCCGTCAATAAGATCGATAAACCGGAAGCTAACGCTGAAAGAATCCGGCATGAATTGGTCAGTCATGAAGTGGTGCCCGAAGATTGGGGTGGCGACACCATGTTTGTGGAAGTATCGGCCAAAACCGGTCAAGGCATTGATGCACTTTTGGAAAGTATTTTATTGCAAGCGGAGGTGCTTGAACTCAAAGCGCCAATCAACACTCCGGCGAAGGGCGTTGTAATCGAATCACGCTTGGACAAAGGCCGCGGTCCGGTAGCGACCATTTTAGTGCAATCAGGCACGTTGAATCGCGGAGATGTGCTGCTAGCCGGTGCCGTTTATGGCAAAGTACGCGCCATGAACGATGAAAACGGTAAGGCTATCAAACATGCAGGAACATCAATTCCCGTGGAAATACAGGGCTTATCGGAAGTTCCCGAAGCCGGTGAAACGGTGCTGGCACTGGATGATGAACGAAAAGCCCGGGAAATCGCATTGTTCCGGCAAGGCAAGTATCGCGATGTAAAATTGGCGAAACAACAAGCCGCAAAACTGGAAAATGTTTTCGATCAACAAGCAGATGTCAAAATTTTGTCGCTCATCATCAAAGCGGACGTACAAGGCTCGTGCGAAGCACTGGCTTATGCTTTGCAAAAAATCTCAACCGACGAAGTAAAAGTCAATATCATTCATAGCGGTGTCGGAGCCATTATTGAATCGGATGTCAATCTATCGCTGGCGTCCAAAGCCGTTATTATCGGCTTTAATGTCCGCGCCGATGCGAGTGCCCGGAAATTGATCGCCTCCACCGGTGTCGATGTGCGTTATTACAACATCATCTATGAAGCCGTTGATGAGATTAAGGCGGCTCTTTCCGGAATGATGTCGCCTGAACGCAAAGAAAACATCACCGGTTTGATCGATATCCGCGAAATTTACCGTATTCCTAAAGTGGGTGTAGTGGCTGGATGTTATGTATTGGATGGCATCGTCAAGCGGAATTCACTCGTCCGGGTATTGCGCGATGGTTTAGTGATTCACAGTTGCGAATTGGATTCATTGAAACGTTTCAAGGATGATGTAAAAGAAGTCAGAGAAGGCTTTGAATGTGGATTGTCGCTTAAGAATTTCAATGAAATCCAGGTGGGAGATCAGCTGGAAATCTACGAAATCGTAGAAACAGCGCGATCGTTATAA
- a CDS encoding C4-dicarboxylate ABC transporter — translation MSTNHIFIISALVISGVFFGILSMFGLPQTIIEWVITDGALAVILYISYLIIALMNGTSKPRMR, via the coding sequence ATGTCCACCAATCATATCTTTATTATTTCTGCTTTAGTGATCAGCGGAGTGTTCTTTGGAATCCTGTCGATGTTTGGACTACCACAAACAATTATTGAGTGGGTTATTACTGATGGTGCGCTAGCGGTCATTCTTTATATCAGCTATTTAATCATAGCCTTGATGAACGGAACATCCAAACCCAGAATGCGCTGA
- a CDS encoding MBL fold metallo-hydrolase gives MNLPVVIDYEDGISAIDAQFHRPRRAAIHLIVENGSAALIDTGTNFSIPGVVASLKQKSIAKEAVAYIILTHIHLDHAGGASECMRLFPNAKLIVHPRGASHMANPARLVAGAITVYGESEFKRVYGEIYPIEADRIIEAVDGSTIELNGRPLLFLDTPGHARHHNCIFDARSQSFFTGDTFGVSYRELDVDGMEFVFPTTSPVQFDPAAAHHSIDRIMSYQPRHAFLTHYSRINHLTRHAGSMHELIDAHVEIAQRAREHQDRAAEISEALTDLLLNQLTKHGCRLAQVEIKELLQSDIRLNTQGLIHWLDQPTDRFKQL, from the coding sequence ATGAATCTACCAGTTGTAATTGATTATGAAGATGGAATCAGTGCGATTGATGCGCAATTTCATCGGCCTAGACGCGCAGCAATCCATTTAATCGTCGAGAATGGCAGTGCGGCGTTGATTGACACCGGAACAAATTTTTCGATCCCTGGCGTAGTTGCATCGCTCAAACAAAAATCCATAGCGAAAGAAGCGGTTGCTTATATCATACTCACGCATATTCATTTGGATCATGCGGGCGGCGCGAGCGAATGCATGCGTCTTTTTCCAAACGCGAAACTGATTGTTCACCCCCGTGGTGCGAGCCATATGGCGAATCCGGCACGACTCGTCGCCGGTGCAATAACCGTATATGGTGAGTCTGAGTTTAAACGGGTATATGGTGAAATCTATCCGATTGAAGCGGACAGGATTATCGAGGCTGTAGACGGCAGTACTATCGAACTGAATGGGCGCCCCTTGTTGTTCCTTGATACTCCAGGGCACGCGCGTCATCATAATTGTATTTTTGATGCCCGCAGCCAATCTTTTTTTACCGGCGATACTTTTGGCGTCTCATATCGGGAATTGGATGTCGATGGAATGGAATTTGTTTTTCCAACCACTTCTCCGGTGCAATTTGATCCAGCGGCCGCGCATCATTCCATTGATCGCATCATGAGTTATCAACCACGCCATGCTTTTTTGACACACTATAGCCGGATCAATCACCTAACTCGTCATGCTGGATCTATGCATGAATTAATTGATGCGCATGTTGAGATCGCGCAACGTGCAAGAGAGCATCAAGACCGGGCAGCTGAGATTTCAGAAGCTTTAACGGATTTACTGCTGAATCAATTAACAAAGCATGGCTGCCGTTTAGCGCAAGTCGAGATCAAAGAACTTTTGCAATCCGATATTCGCTTAAATACGCAAGGTTTGATTCACTGGCTTGATCAACCAACCGATCGCTTTAAACAGCTGTGA
- the rbfA gene encoding 30S ribosome-binding factor RbfA, with amino-acid sequence MPKEYSRTLRVADQIQRELADLLQNEIKDPRVKQITITAVEVTRDYSHAKIFYTSLGNPEEHDLVEKGLEHAKGFLRTHLSHRMKLRIIPHLHFIYDESIERGIRLSKLIDEAIALDKATHQPD; translated from the coding sequence ATGCCAAAAGAATATTCCCGCACGCTCCGGGTCGCCGATCAGATACAACGGGAATTGGCCGACTTACTGCAAAATGAAATCAAAGATCCGCGCGTCAAGCAAATCACGATTACCGCCGTCGAAGTAACACGTGATTACAGCCATGCCAAAATCTTTTATACCTCGCTTGGCAACCCTGAAGAACACGATCTCGTAGAGAAAGGCTTGGAACACGCCAAAGGTTTTTTGCGCACTCACTTGTCACATCGGATGAAATTAAGAATCATCCCGCATCTGCATTTTATCTATGACGAATCGATTGAACGCGGCATACGTTTGTCAAAATTAATTGACGAAGCGATCGCTCTGGATAAAGCCACTCATCAGCCGGATTGA
- the acs gene encoding acetate--CoA ligase: MTTIETVLHETRVFPPPEEFTKQANISGMQAYQALCAEAEKDYLKFWANRATEQILWHKPFTQILDDQTPPFYRWFGDGELNVSYNCLDRHLATQADKVAIIFEADDGTVIRSTYRDLHQNVCRFANALKSLKIKKGDRIIIYLPMGIEAVVAMQACARIGAIHSVVFGGFSSKSLHERIVDAGAVAVITADEQIRGGKYHSLKETVDEALHTEDTASVKCVVVYQRTGTAVPFDTSRDVWWHEIIEAASTDCEPEWVNAEHPLFTLYTSGSTGKPKGVQHSSAGYLLGTKLSMEWIFDYKPDDIFWCTADVGWITGHSYVCYGPLAMGATQVIFEGIPTYPHAGRFWEIIQKHRVTTFYTAPTAIRSLIKLGSDLPTQYDLSSLRLLGSVGEPINPEAWIWFYQKVGQARCPVVDTWWQTETGCHMIAPVPGAIALKPGSCTFPLPGIFAAIVDEAGHDVEKGKGGFLVIKKPFPSQIRTLWGDPERFKKTYFPEDIGHGLYYLAGDSAYRDMDDYFWIMGRIDDVLNVSGHRLGTMEIESALVAHPLVAEAAVVGKPHEVKGEAVIAFVVLKGRYPQAGETADIVHTLREWVAKEIGPIAKPEEIRFGENLPKTRSGKIMRRLLRALAKGEEITQDTSTLENPAILEQLKKPAQSF; encoded by the coding sequence ATGACGACTATTGAAACAGTGTTACACGAAACCCGTGTTTTTCCGCCACCAGAAGAATTTACCAAGCAAGCCAACATTTCCGGCATGCAGGCTTACCAGGCGCTGTGTGCAGAGGCGGAAAAGGATTATTTGAAGTTTTGGGCGAATCGCGCAACCGAACAAATTTTATGGCATAAACCTTTTACTCAAATTCTTGATGACCAAACGCCGCCGTTTTACCGGTGGTTTGGTGACGGAGAATTAAACGTATCGTATAACTGTCTTGACCGGCACCTAGCAACGCAGGCTGACAAAGTCGCGATAATATTTGAAGCCGATGACGGTACCGTTATCCGATCGACTTATCGGGATCTGCATCAAAATGTGTGCAGGTTTGCGAATGCATTGAAATCACTCAAAATTAAAAAAGGCGACCGGATAATCATTTATCTGCCGATGGGAATCGAAGCGGTCGTTGCGATGCAAGCATGCGCACGGATTGGTGCGATTCATTCCGTAGTTTTCGGTGGTTTTTCTTCGAAAAGCCTGCATGAGCGTATTGTTGATGCCGGTGCCGTAGCTGTTATCACGGCTGATGAGCAAATCCGTGGCGGTAAGTATCACTCGCTCAAAGAGACCGTCGATGAAGCGCTGCATACGGAAGATACAGCATCCGTCAAGTGCGTGGTGGTTTATCAGCGCACCGGTACCGCAGTACCTTTCGATACCAGCCGCGATGTTTGGTGGCATGAGATTATCGAAGCTGCCAGCACGGACTGTGAACCGGAATGGGTCAATGCCGAGCATCCATTATTTACACTTTATACTTCCGGATCGACAGGCAAGCCGAAAGGGGTTCAGCATTCCAGTGCCGGATACCTGCTGGGTACAAAACTATCGATGGAGTGGATTTTTGATTATAAACCGGATGATATTTTCTGGTGCACCGCGGATGTTGGCTGGATCACCGGTCATAGTTATGTGTGTTATGGTCCGTTGGCGATGGGGGCTACGCAGGTAATATTCGAAGGCATTCCGACTTATCCGCATGCCGGACGTTTTTGGGAGATTATTCAGAAACACCGGGTGACGACTTTTTATACCGCTCCCACAGCGATACGTTCTTTGATCAAACTGGGGAGCGATTTGCCAACACAATATGATCTTTCCTCCCTGCGTTTGCTTGGTTCGGTGGGTGAGCCGATTAATCCGGAAGCGTGGATTTGGTTTTATCAAAAGGTTGGACAAGCACGTTGCCCAGTGGTTGATACCTGGTGGCAAACCGAAACGGGATGCCACATGATCGCGCCCGTTCCTGGCGCGATTGCACTTAAACCGGGTTCTTGTACATTTCCCTTGCCCGGAATTTTTGCTGCGATAGTCGATGAGGCGGGGCATGATGTCGAAAAAGGAAAAGGAGGGTTTTTGGTGATCAAGAAGCCCTTTCCTTCGCAAATACGAACCTTATGGGGGGATCCGGAGCGGTTTAAAAAAACGTATTTTCCAGAAGATATCGGGCATGGTTTGTATTACCTTGCCGGTGATTCCGCTTATCGTGATATGGATGATTATTTCTGGATTATGGGACGCATTGACGATGTTCTGAACGTATCGGGGCATCGATTGGGGACAATGGAAATCGAATCGGCGTTGGTTGCGCATCCGCTTGTGGCGGAAGCGGCAGTAGTGGGAAAACCCCATGAAGTTAAAGGGGAAGCGGTAATTGCTTTTGTGGTTTTGAAAGGCAGATATCCGCAAGCCGGAGAGACCGCGGATATTGTTCATACATTACGGGAGTGGGTAGCGAAAGAAATCGGCCCCATCGCGAAACCAGAAGAAATCCGCTTCGGCGAGAATTTGCCAAAAACCCGATCAGGCAAGATTATGCGCCGATTGTTGCGCGCCTTGGCCAAAGGTGAAGAAATCACCCAGGATACTTCGACATTGGAAAACCCGGCTATCCTGGAGCAATTAAAGAAACCTGCGCAATCATTTTAA
- a CDS encoding C4-dicarboxylate ABC transporter: MKTNQLVMLTVFIISGIFFGILSLFDLPASVTEWIISDVILGVILYISYLVITFTYGSSQRSGYRSNKRIYA; this comes from the coding sequence ATGAAAACGAATCAATTGGTTATGTTAACCGTATTCATCATTAGCGGTATATTCTTCGGTATTTTATCGTTGTTTGATTTACCTGCATCGGTAACGGAATGGATCATCTCCGATGTTATTTTGGGAGTGATTTTATATATCAGCTACTTAGTTATCACTTTTACCTACGGTTCATCCCAGCGTTCTGGGTATCGTTCCAATAAAAGGATATATGCTTAA